Proteins encoded within one genomic window of Candidatus Baltobacteraceae bacterium:
- a CDS encoding DUF2079 domain-containing protein: MKSRRPWVPWIVAFAYATVYSWLGIARYRSYHASYDEGLFTQVISSAFSGFHSTPEGANHFAFHFSPILYAVAPLLWTFKSPIALIVVGSVACAFTIPAIYCIAARRMPAQWAVAVAFAVALYPPLGGVAFTDFTENVFAPAAAVWLLWSIDGRKMGAAWCFAILCLCIKEDQALFLAYAGVLGIVYFARRRERQWVVFAASLTVVSLVTIALYMTVVRHASGVSYGYPSIRDFYGGATPWQLVAGVFTAPKLQYVVASLLPLLGLCLLSECMLLALPGLAECLLSRVPVVYMIGQHYAATWVPYVLVAFALGVARVWKRAPRAAAALLALSLLVSLYINVEASPNDWSANLSPRSASDDALDAFIGGLPANASVTSFARVFSHLGLDPNATLYAQAPTQYVILYADRDFPDWEARERGFIESNHYALIERKGSVEIYRR; the protein is encoded by the coding sequence GTGAAGTCGCGGCGGCCTTGGGTCCCCTGGATCGTTGCGTTTGCGTACGCGACCGTCTATTCGTGGCTGGGGATCGCGCGATACCGGTCATATCACGCTAGTTACGATGAAGGGCTGTTCACGCAGGTCATAAGCTCGGCTTTTTCGGGTTTCCACAGCACACCCGAAGGAGCAAACCACTTTGCGTTTCACTTTTCCCCGATCCTCTACGCCGTCGCGCCGCTGTTGTGGACGTTCAAATCGCCAATCGCGCTCATCGTGGTTGGATCCGTTGCGTGCGCGTTCACGATTCCGGCGATTTACTGTATCGCCGCGCGCCGTATGCCGGCACAATGGGCGGTCGCCGTTGCATTTGCCGTTGCACTTTATCCGCCACTGGGCGGCGTGGCGTTCACGGATTTCACCGAGAACGTTTTTGCGCCGGCTGCTGCCGTGTGGCTGTTGTGGTCGATCGACGGGCGAAAGATGGGGGCGGCCTGGTGTTTTGCCATTCTCTGCCTATGCATCAAAGAGGACCAAGCCCTGTTCCTTGCGTACGCCGGGGTTCTCGGAATCGTCTATTTTGCTCGCCGCCGGGAGCGCCAATGGGTCGTTTTTGCGGCGTCGCTGACGGTCGTATCCCTCGTGACGATCGCGCTGTACATGACCGTGGTGCGCCACGCGAGCGGTGTGTCGTACGGCTATCCATCGATACGCGACTTTTACGGCGGCGCGACACCTTGGCAGCTCGTCGCAGGCGTCTTTACGGCACCGAAGCTGCAATACGTGGTCGCGTCGCTGTTGCCGTTGCTCGGGCTCTGTTTACTCTCGGAGTGCATGCTGTTGGCGTTGCCGGGGCTCGCGGAGTGTCTGTTGTCGCGCGTTCCGGTCGTCTATATGATCGGCCAACATTACGCGGCAACGTGGGTTCCCTACGTGCTCGTTGCCTTTGCACTCGGGGTCGCGCGGGTTTGGAAACGTGCACCGCGAGCGGCGGCAGCGCTCCTCGCGCTGTCGCTGCTCGTCAGCCTGTATATCAACGTCGAAGCAAGCCCGAACGATTGGTCTGCGAACCTCTCTCCAAGGTCGGCTTCCGACGACGCGCTGGACGCGTTTATCGGCGGCCTTCCCGCGAACGCATCGGTCACTTCGTTCGCGCGCGTGTTCTCTCACCTGGGGCTGGACCCCAACGCGACGTTATACGCGCAAGCTCCCACGCAATACGTGATCCTCTATGCCGATCGTGATTTCCCAGACTGGGAAGCCCGCGAGCGCGGGTTCATCGAATCGAATCATTATGCGCTGATCGAGCGCAAGGGGAGCGTCGAGATATACCGCCGGTGA
- a CDS encoding radical SAM protein, whose protein sequence is MRGVEVVEQIAKSVINPVKGMPFNWSVNPYRGCYHQCVFCYARRTHWFLDEDGVDRWGSRIFVKVNAPAIVRRELARAAWRREYVAVGTVTDPYQPLEGRYRLTRRILEAFNDYDTPAGIITRSPLVVRDVDVLQTLAHNVGVGVSISIATLDDALAREIEPTVAPPRQRLRAVAMLASAGIKVNVALAPVIPHLTDTPESLEAVVRAARDAGAANVWSSTLYLGDVTREAFFAYAREHRPELVERYERMYCGTYAPYSVSSVIDRDVRAALRTHPAREADRIVPQGQRQISLL, encoded by the coding sequence ATGCGGGGCGTCGAGGTGGTCGAGCAGATCGCGAAATCGGTCATCAACCCGGTCAAGGGCATGCCCTTCAACTGGTCCGTCAATCCGTACCGCGGCTGCTACCACCAATGCGTCTTCTGCTACGCCCGGCGCACGCACTGGTTCCTCGACGAAGACGGCGTCGATCGCTGGGGCAGCCGGATCTTCGTGAAGGTCAACGCGCCGGCGATCGTGCGGCGCGAACTGGCTCGGGCCGCTTGGCGGCGCGAATACGTCGCGGTCGGAACGGTAACCGACCCGTACCAGCCGCTCGAAGGCCGCTATCGACTGACCCGCCGCATCTTGGAGGCGTTCAACGATTACGATACGCCGGCCGGCATCATCACGCGCTCGCCCCTGGTCGTTCGCGACGTCGATGTTTTGCAAACGCTCGCGCATAACGTGGGCGTGGGCGTATCGATCAGCATTGCGACGCTCGACGACGCACTCGCGCGCGAGATCGAACCGACCGTCGCTCCGCCGCGCCAACGGTTACGCGCCGTTGCGATGCTTGCGTCAGCCGGCATCAAAGTCAATGTCGCGCTGGCGCCGGTGATCCCGCATCTGACCGATACGCCCGAGAGTCTCGAGGCCGTCGTGCGCGCGGCGCGCGACGCAGGGGCCGCCAACGTGTGGTCGAGTACGTTATATCTGGGCGACGTCACGCGCGAGGCCTTCTTTGCCTACGCACGCGAACACCGGCCCGAACTGGTCGAACGCTACGAGCGCATGTATTGCGGCACATACGCTCCGTACTCGGTTTCGTCGGTTATCGATCGCGACGTCCGCGCCGCGCTGCGCACGCACCCGGCGCGCGAAGCGGATCGCATTGTGCCCCAAGGGCAGCGCCAGATCAGCTTGCTTTAG
- a CDS encoding alkaline phosphatase family protein, with protein MTIPRWLVLAALLTGCSGGISPLAPRASLPAAGLAPNATTKIQHVVILIQENRSFDNLFATFVGADGTTHGQIHTGVTVPLAKRNLLDLRDVPHGYYNFLTDYDKGKLDGFDVSATQQGVPALQPYQYVDPAQIAVYWTLARRYVLADHMFTTQGSDSFTAHQDLIAGGTQISPKYSIVDPPNGFPWGCDASAGTVTSLVTVNGTPGWNKGPFPCFNYPTLAGLLDRKKLTWRYYATFPQTNWNAFEAIRSVRYGARWSTNISTPQNTILNDIFGGTLPAVSWVIPTADYSDHPGEPRDFGPDWIGSIVNAVGKSAYWKSTAIVIVWDDWGGFYDHVQPPPLTFGGLGFRVPAIIVSPYARAHYVAHQQYEFGSILRFIEDNWKLGRLGTSDTRAASIGSVFNFSQKPRAYVPVKVAHDAKFFLSLPPSTRPLDSE; from the coding sequence GTGACCATTCCGAGGTGGCTCGTCCTCGCGGCGCTCCTCACGGGGTGCTCAGGTGGAATATCGCCGCTCGCGCCCCGCGCATCGCTGCCCGCGGCCGGGCTGGCGCCCAACGCGACGACCAAAATTCAGCACGTCGTCATCTTGATTCAAGAGAATCGCTCCTTCGACAACCTCTTCGCGACGTTTGTCGGAGCGGACGGTACGACGCACGGCCAGATTCACACCGGCGTGACCGTGCCGTTAGCGAAGCGGAATTTGCTCGACCTCCGCGACGTTCCGCACGGCTACTACAACTTTCTCACCGACTACGATAAAGGGAAGCTCGACGGATTCGACGTGAGCGCAACCCAGCAGGGTGTGCCGGCGCTGCAGCCCTATCAATACGTCGACCCCGCGCAAATTGCGGTGTATTGGACGCTCGCCCGACGGTACGTTCTCGCCGACCATATGTTCACGACGCAAGGGAGCGACAGTTTTACCGCGCATCAAGATTTGATCGCCGGAGGCACTCAAATCAGTCCAAAGTATAGTATCGTCGATCCCCCGAACGGCTTTCCGTGGGGTTGCGACGCGTCTGCCGGCACGGTTACCTCGCTGGTCACCGTTAACGGCACGCCCGGTTGGAACAAAGGCCCATTTCCGTGCTTCAATTATCCGACGCTCGCCGGCCTTCTCGATAGGAAGAAGCTTACGTGGCGTTACTATGCGACTTTTCCTCAGACGAACTGGAACGCGTTCGAGGCCATTCGTTCGGTGCGCTACGGTGCGCGCTGGTCGACGAATATCTCGACGCCGCAAAATACCATCCTCAACGACATTTTCGGCGGAACGCTCCCGGCCGTCTCGTGGGTGATTCCGACGGCGGACTATTCCGACCATCCGGGCGAGCCGCGCGACTTTGGCCCGGATTGGATAGGCAGCATCGTCAATGCCGTCGGCAAGAGCGCCTATTGGAAGTCGACGGCGATCGTTATCGTCTGGGACGACTGGGGCGGCTTTTACGATCACGTGCAGCCGCCGCCGCTAACGTTTGGCGGCCTGGGCTTTCGCGTACCGGCCATTATCGTATCGCCCTACGCGCGCGCCCACTACGTCGCGCATCAGCAATACGAGTTCGGCAGCATCCTGCGCTTTATCGAGGACAACTGGAAGCTCGGGCGCCTGGGAACCAGCGACACCCGCGCCGCCAGCATAGGAAGCGTCTTTAACTTTTCGCAAAAACCGCGAGCGTACGTCCCGGTCAAGGTCGCGCACGATGCGAAGTTCTTTCTCTCGCTGCCGCCCTCGACTCGTCCGCTGGATTCGGAGTAA
- a CDS encoding MFS transporter, whose amino-acid sequence MLRLPRALIPIYGTTLADTLGYTLMIPLLPSLVRQFHVSDLMVGALLSVPAFCSTIAAPVWGKVSDRIGRKPIIIGSQVLTLLGYLVLATAHSFVIIFASRIASGLGAGGLGAVQSYIADVTEPKQRDIAYSLYGAVFGVAFIIGPLISGFLAKEGYSIPFFVASGLAAANIVFTWYFIPSFGKKDKPSSVQESVKAASAPGVRLVLIRQFLAILAIVCFLSNFGLFLEHVLRTNVSAIGWLLALAGAVGGAAMIFVVTPLAARIGDRRVARLGLFFSFIAYGMLWFSDNMPLFCVMLVFWAVGSAMVEPTLTSLLSVRAKASERGAVMGVSDSVNSLAMIVGPAAGAAIIGLNPRLLGVIPAVAALAAIVIPQWRQDDAKEEKERKRAKAS is encoded by the coding sequence ATGTTACGCCTGCCGCGCGCGCTGATTCCGATTTACGGCACGACGTTAGCCGATACGTTGGGCTACACGCTCATGATTCCGCTGCTGCCGTCGCTGGTGCGCCAGTTTCACGTTTCGGACCTGATGGTGGGAGCGCTATTGAGCGTGCCGGCGTTTTGCTCGACGATCGCTGCGCCGGTGTGGGGCAAAGTAAGCGACCGGATCGGCAGAAAGCCCATTATCATCGGCTCCCAGGTGCTCACATTGCTGGGGTACCTCGTCCTGGCGACGGCGCACTCGTTCGTGATCATCTTCGCGTCGCGAATCGCGTCGGGATTGGGCGCGGGCGGCTTGGGAGCGGTGCAATCCTATATCGCCGACGTCACCGAGCCCAAACAGCGCGATATCGCTTATTCGCTCTACGGTGCGGTTTTCGGCGTCGCGTTCATCATCGGTCCGCTCATCTCGGGCTTTCTCGCAAAAGAGGGATATTCGATTCCGTTTTTCGTTGCGTCGGGACTCGCGGCGGCGAACATCGTCTTTACGTGGTACTTCATTCCGTCATTCGGTAAAAAAGACAAGCCGAGCAGCGTGCAGGAGTCGGTCAAAGCTGCGAGCGCCCCAGGTGTGCGATTGGTTTTGATCCGGCAGTTTTTGGCGATTCTCGCGATCGTCTGCTTCTTGTCGAACTTCGGACTGTTTTTGGAACACGTGCTGCGGACGAACGTTTCTGCGATCGGCTGGCTCTTGGCGCTGGCAGGCGCCGTCGGCGGCGCGGCCATGATCTTCGTCGTTACGCCGTTGGCGGCTCGCATCGGGGATCGCCGGGTCGCGCGGCTCGGGTTGTTCTTTAGCTTCATCGCCTACGGAATGTTGTGGTTCTCCGATAATATGCCGCTGTTTTGCGTGATGCTCGTGTTTTGGGCCGTCGGCTCGGCGATGGTCGAGCCGACGCTGACGTCGCTGCTTTCCGTGCGCGCGAAGGCCAGCGAACGCGGGGCGGTGATGGGCGTCAGCGATTCGGTGAACAGCTTAGCCATGATCGTGGGGCCGGCGGCCGGCGCGGCAATCATCGGCCTCAATCCACGGCTTTTGGGCGTCATTCCCGCCGTAGCAGCGTTGGCGGCCATCGTCATACCGCAGTGGCGGCAGGACGACGCGAAAGAAGAGAAGGAGCGCAAGCGCGCTAAAGCAAGCTGA
- a CDS encoding Bax inhibitor-1 family protein — protein MAYRFQPQNAYGGTMAPAIPTASLLGQVLGITALGLCITAGAAWLLGPYVSYGVGLIAMIVGFVMLFVIRAQWRNEALSLTLFYVFTFLEGVGIAPVVSNYVHAFGPSVVVNAALTTGLGMFALAAIVYATGLDLRRFQGIFMLALLGLIVVGIVSMFVRFIHPETYAWLTLVIFAGLVLIDFARIRAGGDGLTPVLMATSIYLDAINIFLALLQIFGGRRSSD, from the coding sequence ATGGCATATCGATTTCAGCCTCAAAACGCCTACGGCGGCACGATGGCTCCCGCCATCCCGACGGCGTCGCTGCTCGGGCAAGTCCTAGGCATCACCGCGCTCGGTTTGTGCATCACAGCCGGCGCCGCGTGGCTTCTGGGACCGTATGTATCGTACGGCGTCGGTCTCATCGCGATGATCGTGGGTTTCGTCATGCTCTTCGTGATTCGCGCGCAGTGGCGAAATGAAGCGCTGTCGCTTACGTTATTTTATGTCTTTACGTTCTTAGAAGGCGTCGGCATCGCGCCGGTCGTTTCGAATTACGTGCACGCATTCGGTCCTTCCGTCGTGGTCAACGCAGCGCTGACGACCGGATTGGGGATGTTTGCACTCGCGGCGATCGTGTATGCGACCGGGCTGGATCTGCGCCGTTTTCAGGGCATCTTCATGCTTGCGTTGCTGGGCTTGATCGTCGTCGGCATCGTCTCGATGTTCGTGCGCTTCATTCACCCCGAGACGTACGCTTGGCTAACGCTCGTCATCTTCGCGGGCCTCGTCCTCATCGATTTTGCGCGGATTCGCGCCGGCGGAGACGGCCTGACGCCCGTCCTCATGGCCACGAGCATCTACCTTGACGCGATCAACATCTTCTTGGCCCTGCTGCAGATCTTTGGGGGTAGGCGGTCCTCCGATTAA
- a CDS encoding carboxymuconolactone decarboxylase family protein translates to MNTPANAVTDEPFLTPVERPQSLIMRLVYAMTRKQFGKVLTPLKVWAVRLPPAFGSFVGKISGLDKKLVLPQDLQFLVRQRVAQINTCSFCIDIGRFFAMKEHVAEAKIQALDHYNDSPLFDERERAALAYVTELTRDKQISTGAIARLKANFSDREICEIAWLVAGEHVYNMINIGLNIHSDRLCQV, encoded by the coding sequence GTGAATACCCCGGCTAACGCCGTCACCGACGAACCGTTCCTGACGCCCGTCGAGCGGCCGCAAAGTTTGATCATGCGCCTGGTGTACGCCATGACGCGAAAACAGTTCGGCAAAGTGCTGACGCCGCTAAAGGTATGGGCGGTACGCTTGCCGCCGGCGTTCGGCAGCTTCGTCGGCAAAATCAGCGGCCTGGATAAGAAGCTCGTTCTGCCGCAGGACCTCCAGTTTCTCGTGCGCCAGCGCGTCGCGCAGATCAATACGTGCAGCTTCTGCATCGACATCGGTCGCTTTTTTGCGATGAAGGAACACGTCGCCGAGGCGAAGATTCAGGCACTCGACCATTACAACGACAGCCCGCTGTTCGACGAGCGGGAGCGCGCGGCGCTGGCGTACGTTACGGAGCTTACTCGCGACAAGCAGATTTCGACGGGAGCCATCGCGCGGTTAAAGGCCAACTTCAGCGACCGCGAGATCTGCGAGATCGCCTGGCTCGTTGCCGGCGAACACGTGTACAACATGATCAATATCGGGCTCAACATCCACTCGGACAGGCTTTGCCAGGTTTAG
- the purD gene encoding phosphoribosylamine--glycine ligase, with amino-acid sequence MKILVVGNGAREDALSWRLAQSPSCSAIFAAPGNAGTASRGENWNVAGTDGKAITERCVAESIDLVVLGPETAIAAGVGDRLREARISVFGPNRSAGRLESSKIFSKRFMERHGVPTARAVVVHSLDAAKKALDEFQGAVVVKADGLAAGKGVVVAPDAKAARAVLADWYRGGKLPGGGSDVLLEEKLEGREVSVFALADGRAMVPLSAACDYKRAGDGDTGPNTGGMGAYSPPRGFPDDLYDRVRERVLAPVLRGLLAEGEEYVGILYCGLMWTKNGPYVIEFNARFGDPETQVLMPRIGGDFAQLLKSAADGAMDLSLATFSPQSCVGVVLATSDYPRSNTPLSGLSLHVSLADGSQAFWGGSQLAGETVSTGGGRVLTVTALGDDLGSARARAYDAVKTLAGRLGTQALTYRRDIAHF; translated from the coding sequence GTGAAAATTCTCGTCGTCGGAAACGGCGCGCGTGAAGACGCGCTCTCGTGGAGGCTTGCGCAATCGCCGTCGTGCAGCGCGATCTTCGCTGCGCCCGGCAATGCCGGTACCGCGTCGCGCGGCGAGAACTGGAACGTCGCGGGGACCGATGGCAAAGCGATAACCGAACGCTGCGTTGCCGAGTCGATCGATCTCGTCGTGCTCGGTCCGGAAACGGCGATTGCCGCCGGCGTGGGTGACCGATTGCGTGAGGCAAGGATTTCGGTCTTCGGTCCCAATCGGTCGGCCGGAAGGCTCGAATCGAGCAAGATTTTTTCGAAGCGCTTCATGGAACGCCACGGCGTGCCGACCGCACGCGCGGTCGTCGTGCATTCGCTCGATGCCGCAAAGAAAGCGCTCGACGAATTCCAGGGCGCCGTCGTTGTCAAAGCCGACGGCTTGGCGGCCGGAAAAGGCGTCGTCGTGGCACCCGATGCAAAAGCTGCGCGCGCGGTGCTGGCGGATTGGTATCGCGGCGGCAAACTGCCGGGCGGCGGCAGCGACGTGCTCCTCGAGGAGAAGCTCGAAGGGCGCGAAGTCAGCGTCTTTGCGCTCGCCGACGGACGCGCGATGGTGCCGCTCTCGGCCGCGTGCGATTACAAGCGCGCCGGCGACGGCGATACCGGTCCCAATACCGGCGGTATGGGCGCCTACTCGCCGCCGAGAGGGTTTCCCGACGATCTCTACGATCGCGTGCGCGAGCGCGTTCTCGCTCCCGTATTGCGCGGGCTCTTGGCCGAAGGCGAAGAGTACGTCGGTATCTTGTATTGCGGCTTGATGTGGACCAAAAACGGTCCGTACGTCATCGAGTTCAACGCGCGCTTCGGCGATCCCGAAACGCAAGTCTTGATGCCGCGCATCGGCGGCGATTTCGCGCAGCTGCTCAAATCGGCAGCCGATGGAGCGATGGATCTGTCGCTGGCGACGTTTTCGCCGCAGAGTTGCGTCGGCGTCGTGCTGGCCACTAGCGACTATCCGCGCAGCAACACACCGCTGAGCGGCTTGAGCCTCCACGTCTCGCTGGCCGACGGCAGTCAGGCGTTTTGGGGCGGTTCCCAGCTTGCCGGGGAAACGGTGAGTACCGGCGGAGGCCGCGTGCTGACGGTCACGGCCCTGGGCGACGACCTGGGTTCGGCGCGTGCGCGTGCGTACGACGCCGTCAAGACCTTGGCCGGGCGCTTAGGGACACAAGCGCTGACGTACCGGCGCGATATCGCCCACTTCTAG
- a CDS encoding alkaline phosphatase family protein, protein MNTRLLFALAAVLTGCAGTVAPFSPNSEQSIAVAPKTPTKIQHVVILIQENRSFDNFFGTFPGADGATQGRLHDGTIVPLAKRNLLDFTREAYSYYSYLTDYDHGKMDGFDLTSTAAGGTATHPYQYVDPKQIAVYWTLAKRYVLADHMFTTQGSNSFTGHQDLIAGGTEIAPNYSIVDTPTASPSGCDAPAGTVTSLVERNGNPLWFKGPFPCFKYETLGGLLSRKKVTWRYYATRPRDSWNPFQAIRSIRYGPQWSTNISTPQTNLFGDIASGRLASVSWVIPTADFSDHPNAARDLGPDWIGSVVNAIGKSAYWKSTAIFIVWDDWGGFYDHVPPPQLTFGGLGFRVPAIVVSPYARQGYIAHQQYEFGSILRFVEDNWQLGRMGTSDTRAASIGSVLNFSQKPRAYVPVKVGHDAKFFVRLPPSTQPLDTE, encoded by the coding sequence GTGAACACGAGACTATTGTTCGCCCTTGCCGCAGTGCTGACGGGTTGCGCGGGCACCGTTGCGCCGTTTAGTCCGAACTCCGAACAATCGATCGCCGTAGCGCCGAAGACGCCGACGAAGATTCAACACGTCGTTATTCTGATTCAAGAGAACCGCAGCTTCGACAATTTTTTCGGCACGTTTCCCGGCGCCGACGGCGCCACGCAAGGGCGGCTGCACGACGGTACGATCGTTCCACTGGCGAAGCGCAACTTACTCGACTTTACGCGTGAGGCTTACTCGTATTACTCGTATCTTACCGACTACGACCACGGAAAGATGGACGGCTTCGACCTCACCTCGACTGCTGCCGGGGGAACCGCGACCCATCCGTATCAATACGTCGATCCAAAGCAGATCGCAGTGTATTGGACGCTTGCTAAGCGCTATGTCTTGGCCGACCACATGTTCACGACGCAAGGCAGCAATAGTTTCACCGGCCATCAAGACCTGATTGCCGGCGGGACGGAAATCGCGCCGAACTACAGTATCGTCGATACCCCCACCGCATCGCCGTCGGGTTGCGATGCGCCGGCCGGAACCGTCACGTCGCTGGTCGAGCGCAATGGGAATCCGCTATGGTTTAAAGGGCCGTTTCCGTGCTTCAAATACGAAACTCTCGGCGGCCTTCTCTCTCGCAAGAAGGTCACGTGGCGCTACTATGCGACCCGTCCGAGGGATAGCTGGAATCCCTTTCAAGCGATCCGCTCGATCCGCTACGGGCCGCAATGGTCGACGAACATCTCCACTCCGCAGACGAATCTCTTTGGGGATATTGCCTCAGGACGGCTCGCTTCGGTTTCCTGGGTGATTCCAACGGCGGACTTCTCGGACCATCCGAACGCCGCCCGCGATCTAGGCCCCGACTGGATCGGCAGCGTCGTCAATGCCATCGGTAAAAGCGCCTATTGGAAGTCGACGGCGATTTTTATCGTCTGGGACGACTGGGGCGGCTTCTACGATCATGTCCCTCCGCCGCAGCTCACCTTTGGCGGGTTGGGTTTCCGCGTACCGGCGATCGTCGTGTCGCCGTACGCGCGCCAAGGCTACATCGCGCATCAGCAATATGAGTTCGGCAGCATCCTGCGCTTTGTCGAAGACAACTGGCAGCTCGGGCGCATGGGAACCAGCGACACCCGCGCCGCCAGCATAGGAAGCGTCTTGAACTTTTCGCAAAAACCGCGCGCCTACGTCCCGGTGAAGGTCGGGCACGACGCCAAGTTTTTCGTGCGCTTACCGCCTTCGACCCAGCCGCTCGACACGGAATAA
- a CDS encoding alkaline phosphatase family protein, producing the protein MKPLGRLAALCSLALAVMAAGCSGVPAVSPAPAQPQAAVAPATASTKIQHVVIVIQENRSFDNFFATFPGADGATEGTIHTGARVKLAEVNLVMKTDILHGYAPYVNDYDRGRMDGFDVTPAVTGKPAGLLAYQYVYPQQIAAYWTLARRYVLADHLFMTTGSDSFIAHQDLIAGGTQIDPASAVINAPSQAPWGCDAPAGTVTSLVRRNGMPLWQKGPFPCFSYPTLGALLNGKNIPWRYYVQYPTYSWSAFDAIKAIRYGARWRTNISTPQTTIFKDVTNGALPAVSWVIPAPDYSDHPGEPRDYGPDWVGNVVNAIGESPYWKSTAIVIVWDDWGGLYDHVAPPQYGFGELGFRVPAIIVSPYARRGYVAHEQFEFGSILRFIEDNWSLGRLGSSDVRANSIGSVFNFRQTPRRYVPVKVGHSRAFFISMPPSNRPLDSQ; encoded by the coding sequence ATGAAGCCGTTGGGTCGCCTGGCCGCCCTCTGCTCGCTCGCGCTTGCCGTTATGGCTGCGGGATGTTCGGGCGTTCCGGCGGTTTCGCCGGCGCCGGCGCAGCCGCAAGCGGCCGTCGCGCCCGCCACGGCGTCGACGAAAATCCAGCACGTCGTTATCGTGATCCAAGAGAATCGCAGCTTCGACAACTTTTTCGCGACGTTCCCCGGCGCCGACGGCGCCACCGAGGGGACAATCCATACCGGCGCACGGGTCAAGCTGGCCGAAGTGAATCTCGTGATGAAAACCGATATTCTTCACGGCTACGCGCCTTATGTCAACGACTACGACCGCGGACGCATGGACGGCTTCGACGTCACCCCGGCCGTAACGGGTAAACCCGCCGGCCTGCTTGCGTATCAATACGTCTATCCCCAACAGATTGCCGCGTATTGGACGCTTGCCAGACGGTACGTCTTGGCAGACCACCTGTTTATGACCACGGGTAGCGACAGCTTCATTGCGCATCAAGATCTCATCGCCGGCGGCACGCAGATCGATCCGGCTTCCGCGGTCATCAATGCACCCTCGCAAGCGCCCTGGGGTTGCGACGCTCCAGCGGGGACGGTAACGTCGTTAGTACGCCGCAACGGAATGCCGCTGTGGCAAAAAGGCCCGTTCCCGTGCTTCAGCTACCCCACATTAGGCGCGCTTCTCAACGGCAAAAACATCCCGTGGCGCTATTACGTCCAATATCCAACCTATAGTTGGAGTGCGTTCGACGCGATAAAAGCCATACGGTACGGCGCGCGATGGAGAACAAACATCTCCACTCCGCAAACCACCATCTTCAAAGACGTCACAAATGGCGCGCTTCCGGCCGTCTCGTGGGTGATTCCGGCACCCGATTACTCCGATCATCCCGGCGAGCCGCGCGACTACGGTCCCGACTGGGTCGGCAACGTCGTCAACGCGATCGGCGAGAGCCCGTATTGGAAATCGACGGCCATCGTCATTGTGTGGGACGACTGGGGCGGCCTTTACGATCACGTCGCTCCGCCGCAGTACGGTTTCGGCGAGCTGGGTTTTCGCGTCCCGGCCATCATCGTCTCGCCTTACGCACGCCGCGGTTACGTGGCACACGAGCAGTTCGAGTTCGGCAGCATCTTGCGGTTCATCGAAGACAATTGGTCGTTGGGACGCCTGGGCAGCAGTGACGTTCGCGCAAACAGCATCGGGAGCGTCTTCAACTTCCGGCAAACGCCGCGCCGGTACGTTCCCGTGAAGGTCGGGCATTCGCGCGCGTTCTTCATCTCGATGCCGCCCTCGAACCGGCCGTTGGACTCGCAGTAA